Within Roseibium sp. HPY-6, the genomic segment CGGCGTTGTCCTCATGCGGCACAAGTTTCGCGATCAGGCAGCAGATCTTTGTCGACCCGACATCAAGGACCGACATGATCACGGACCGCCGGGTTGGCAGGGGCCGCATTCTCGGCAAATAGAGATTTTTGTCGGAACGGCTCAAGTGTCCTGCTCCGTGTTGCCGGAGCGGTTGCGTCCGCCGGTCATGATCTTGCGCTGCTCGGCCGCTTCGTCAGAAAGGCGCACCGTGACCCGGTCCGCCAGGCGCATGTCGATGGCTACGATATCGCGCGACAGCAATCCGCTGTCTTCATCCATTCCGACAAGGTCGGCAAGTGCAGCTTCGATATTCTGTTCCGGCAAGCGGATCGATATCCCGTTTTCCAGTTGTAGGTCCCAGCGCCGGTCGCTGATCAGAAACGCGGCCCGCACCCGCGGGCGCAGTTCCGGCACACTTTCAAGCGCGGTATTGATCTCGACGGCCCGGCGCTGCGCACCGTGATTGACCACAAGCAGCAGATTGGCGTAGCGCCCGTCGACATCGTCGGTGATTACGTCACCAGCTTCGTTAACGATTGAGACCAGCTCCCCACGCTGCCAGAGCGCATAGGGGATTTTCTCCTCGATCTTGATCTGCAAGGTGCTCGGATAGAGCTTCATCACGGACGCAGCTTTGACCCAGGCCATCGCGTTGAGCCGCTCGCGCGCGCCAACAGCATCAAAAAGCGCAAGCGATGTCCCCTCGTGGATTTCCAAAGCTTCGAGGATCTGAAATTCGTTGATCTCGCGTTGCCCGGAAAGCTTCACAGCTTCAATGCCGAACCCCGCAGCAGACAGCAGGGCATCGGAGACAATCCGGCCATGACCGCCTATGACTATTCCATAACCAATTGTTAAGGTTAAGAAACCAAGCGCAGCAGCAGAACCGGTCCACCGCGGCAGGTCGGCAAGCCGCCCGGCCGACCGCCATACGGGCTGCCGGTGCAAACGCGACACACCCCGTCCGCGCGGGGCCAGTTCAGCCTCCAGCGGGGTCATCACGTCCCTTTTCCATTTGCGACCTAGCGACAGCAACTCGCGTCCTCAACCATCCAACTGACCAGATCCTTGAAACTCATCCCCTTATGGGCCGCCATTTCCGGCACAAGAGAGGTGGGCGTCATGCCTGGTTGCGTGTTCACTTCAAGGCAAATCAGTTCTCCGGTCCCGTCTTCGCGTTCATCGAATCGGAAATCGGCCCGGGAAACACCTCGGCATCCCAAAGCCTGATGCGCCTTAACCGCTAGTGTCTCTATGGTTTGGTAAACAATCGGTGAAATTTTTGCAGGAAGAATGTGTTTTGAACCGCCTTCAACATATTTTGCATCATAATCGTAGAAGCTGTGGCCCATCGGCACGATGTCGATCACCCCGAGCGCCTTGTCATCCATGACAGCGCAGGTGAGCTCCCGGCCGTCGATAAACTTTTCGCACATCAAGACATCGGGATAAGGCCAGTCTGCCCTGCTCAGCTCTTGCGGCGGAAACTCTTGATCTTCCTTGACAATCAGGACACCGAAGCTCGACCCTTCATTGATCGGTTTCAGAACATACGGCGGCTCCATGGGGTGCTCGCGCTGGATGTTATGGCGATTCACAATAATGTCATGGGTGACCGGGATTCCGGCTGCCTGCATCACTGCCTTGGCCTTGATCTTGTGCATCGCAAGGCTTGAAGCCATCACTCCGGAGTGGGTGTAGGGAATATTAAGAAATTCTAAAATTCCCTGTACGCAGCCGTCTTCGCCGAAGGGGCCATGCAAGGCATTGAAGGCGACATCCGGCTTCAGTTTTTGAAGAACGGCGGAAATGTTCCGGTCCACATCCACCCGGGTGACCTTATAGCCGGCCTCTTCAAGGGCATCCGCGCATTCGCGGCCGCTTGTCAGGCTGACGGGACGCTCGTTGACCCAACCGCCCATGAGGACGGCAACGTGTTTCTTGGCCATTTACGCGGCCTCCCCTTCCTGTCCCAGAAACGGCTCAACCGTTCCGGTCTCGCCGAAACGCCCAAGCCGTTTGATTTCCCATTCCAGACGAATACCGCTGTGCTTCAGAACACGCGCACGCACCGTTTCCCCGAGCAGCTCCAAATCGTGACCCGTTGCCGATCCGGTGTTGATCATAAAGTTGCAGTGCATTTCGGACATCTGGGCGCCGCCGACGGTCAGGCCCCTGCATCCCGCCGCATCGACTTCCCTCCAGGCAGAGCTGCCGGGTGGGTTCTTGAAGGTCGAACCTCCGGTCTTTTCCCGGATTGGCTGAGCCTTTTCCCTGTGTGCGACAACATCTGCCATTTCCTGCCGAATTGACGCTTCGTCCTGCCGGATGCCTTCAAAAACAGCTCCGGTAAAAATCAGATCACGCGAGGCCGACGAGTGACGGTACGCGTATCCCATGTCGCTGTTGCTCAGAAAATGTCTCTCGCCATGCCGGTCCAGGGCTGTCAGCTCGACCATGCGCTCGCGGGTTTCCGTTCCGTGCGCCCCCGCGTTCATACGCAAGGCGCCACCCAAGCCTCCGGGAATGCCGGTGTAGAAGGCAAAACCGCCTAGCCCTGCCTTCGCCGCCGCTTCGGCGAGCCGCTTGTCCGGAACCGCGGCACCGGCCTTGAGGCGGTTTTCACCAACTTGTTCTATAGCACCAAAACCTTTTGCGCTGAGACGGATGACAACCCCTTCCAGCCCACCATCGCGAACCAGGAGGTTGGAACCAAGTCCGACTGGCAGGATGGGAACATGAGCAGGCAGTTTCCTCAGAAAGGCCGCAAGATCGTCCTCGTCGGCCGGCTGGAACAGCAGCTGCGCCGGTCCACCGGTTCGAAACCAGGTCACCGCTGACAAGGGCTGATTGGCGGTCAGCTTGCCGCGAGTTCCTTCTAAGAGGTCCGGATATTCAGCGAGAAGGTCGGGATAAATCATGACTTCCCGCCTTCACAGCGCTTCAAGCTGTTTTGGCAGGGCATAGGCCCACTGCGTGATGTTGCCGGCACCAAGACAAATGACGAAATCACCCGGCTGCGCGATGTCCTTGATCAGGCCCGGCAGTTCTTCCGGACTGTCTATGGACAGAACTTGCCGGTGGCCTCGGGTTTTCATACCCGAAACCAGATCGGTGTGGCTTGCACCCTCGATGGGTTGTTCACCGGCTGCGTAAACCGGAGCGATAATGACCGTGTCGGCATCGTTGAAACAGTTGGAAAAGTCATCGAAAAGACTGTGAAGACGCGTATACCTATGAGGCTGCATGATTGCGATGACATTGCCTTGCGTCGACTCGCGCGCGGCGTGAAGGACCGCCTTGATTTCCACCGGATGATGGCCGTAGTCGTCGAATATCTGCACACCGTCTACAGTCCCGGTGTGCGTGAAGCGGCGCTTTACGCCTCCGAACGCGGAAATGCCTTTTTTCACGTCTTCCGGTCCGACACCCAGCTGCGAGGCAATGGCAATCGCGGCCGTGGCATTGGAAACATTGTGCAGCCCGGGCATGGGCAAAACCAGATCTTTCAGTTCCACGACTTCTTCTGTACGCCGGTCGCGAATGGCAACCGAAAACGTGGACGTGCCGCCATCCATGGAGACATCGGTGAAGCGAACGTCGGCCTGCGGGTTGGTGCCGTAGGTCACAACGCGCCGGTCCTCGATCGTCCCGACCATGGTCTGAACCTCGGGATGATCGAGACACATGACAGCGAATCCATAAAACGGAACGTTTTCGACAAATTGCCGGAAGGCTGCCTTGACGCCATCAAAGTCACCGTAGTGATCGAGATGCTCCGGATCGATATTCGTAACGATGGCAATGTCCGCCGGAAGCTTGACGAAGGTCCCGTCGCTTTCATCCGCCTCTACGACCATCCAGTCCCCGCCGCCCATGCGGGCATTGGTTCCGTAGGCATTGATTATGCCGCCGTTGATGACAGTCGGATCGAGGTTGCCGGCATCAAGCAAGGCAGCGACCATGGATGTGGTTGTTGTCTTCCCGTGCGTTCCGCCGACAGCAATCGCCTGCTTGAATCGCATCAGCTCGGCCAGCATCTCGGCCCTGCGCACGACAGGGATTAGTTTTTCCCGTGCAGCAACGAGTTCAGGATTATCCTTCTTGATAGCAGACGACACGACGAGAACTTCCGCCTCGCCCAGGTTTTCCGGCGCATGACCGACAGCAACCGGGATACCATGTGACCGGAGACGTTGAACGTTGGCATTTTCAGCCATGTCCGATCCCTGGACCTGATAGCCAAGGGTCTTCAGCACTTCTGCAATGCCGCTCATGCCGATACCCCCAATTCCGACGAAATGGACCGGTCCTATGTCCTGCGGCATTTTCATGGCCGTTCTCCTTGTTGTGCAGCGACCTTTTCAACCAGGTCGGCGAGACGTTTGACCGCGTCCGGCTTAGCGACGCTGCGTGCGTTTTCGGCAGCCGTAACCAGCTGCTCCGGCGCGTTCATGAGGCGAATGAGTTCTTCTGCAAGCCTCTGCGGATCGAGCTCTGACTGCCGGATCGGCCAGGCTCCGCCCGCCGCTTCCAAGACCTTTGCATTGGCGGCCTGATCCTGATCGATAGCGCCAGGCAGAGGAACGAGAATCGACGGGCGGCCAAGAACGCTGAGTTCACTGACCGACGATGCGCCCGAACGGCAGAGGACAAGATGAGACGCAGCGATGCGCTGCGGCATGTC encodes:
- a CDS encoding cell division protein FtsQ/DivIB, with translation MTPLEAELAPRGRGVSRLHRQPVWRSAGRLADLPRWTGSAAALGFLTLTIGYGIVIGGHGRIVSDALLSAAGFGIEAVKLSGQREINEFQILEALEIHEGTSLALFDAVGARERLNAMAWVKAASVMKLYPSTLQIKIEEKIPYALWQRGELVSIVNEAGDVITDDVDGRYANLLLVVNHGAQRRAVEINTALESVPELRPRVRAAFLISDRRWDLQLENGISIRLPEQNIEAALADLVGMDEDSGLLSRDIVAIDMRLADRVTVRLSDEAAEQRKIMTGGRNRSGNTEQDT
- a CDS encoding D-alanine--D-alanine ligase, producing the protein MAKKHVAVLMGGWVNERPVSLTSGRECADALEEAGYKVTRVDVDRNISAVLQKLKPDVAFNALHGPFGEDGCVQGILEFLNIPYTHSGVMASSLAMHKIKAKAVMQAAGIPVTHDIIVNRHNIQREHPMEPPYVLKPINEGSSFGVLIVKEDQEFPPQELSRADWPYPDVLMCEKFIDGRELTCAVMDDKALGVIDIVPMGHSFYDYDAKYVEGGSKHILPAKISPIVYQTIETLAVKAHQALGCRGVSRADFRFDEREDGTGELICLEVNTQPGMTPTSLVPEMAAHKGMSFKDLVSWMVEDASCCR
- the murB gene encoding UDP-N-acetylmuramate dehydrogenase; this translates as MIYPDLLAEYPDLLEGTRGKLTANQPLSAVTWFRTGGPAQLLFQPADEDDLAAFLRKLPAHVPILPVGLGSNLLVRDGGLEGVVIRLSAKGFGAIEQVGENRLKAGAAVPDKRLAEAAAKAGLGGFAFYTGIPGGLGGALRMNAGAHGTETRERMVELTALDRHGERHFLSNSDMGYAYRHSSASRDLIFTGAVFEGIRQDEASIRQEMADVVAHREKAQPIREKTGGSTFKNPPGSSAWREVDAAGCRGLTVGGAQMSEMHCNFMINTGSATGHDLELLGETVRARVLKHSGIRLEWEIKRLGRFGETGTVEPFLGQEGEAA
- the murC gene encoding UDP-N-acetylmuramate--L-alanine ligase, with translation MKMPQDIGPVHFVGIGGIGMSGIAEVLKTLGYQVQGSDMAENANVQRLRSHGIPVAVGHAPENLGEAEVLVVSSAIKKDNPELVAAREKLIPVVRRAEMLAELMRFKQAIAVGGTHGKTTTTSMVAALLDAGNLDPTVINGGIINAYGTNARMGGGDWMVVEADESDGTFVKLPADIAIVTNIDPEHLDHYGDFDGVKAAFRQFVENVPFYGFAVMCLDHPEVQTMVGTIEDRRVVTYGTNPQADVRFTDVSMDGGTSTFSVAIRDRRTEEVVELKDLVLPMPGLHNVSNATAAIAIASQLGVGPEDVKKGISAFGGVKRRFTHTGTVDGVQIFDDYGHHPVEIKAVLHAARESTQGNVIAIMQPHRYTRLHSLFDDFSNCFNDADTVIIAPVYAAGEQPIEGASHTDLVSGMKTRGHRQVLSIDSPEELPGLIKDIAQPGDFVICLGAGNITQWAYALPKQLEAL